ACGGAAACATGGCGATAAAATAGTCAAAGCCCAGCGCCTGAAATCCGCGCAGGGTCTCGGCCACCTGCTCGGGCGTGCCTGCGGTGCGTATCTTGCGGCCGGCTCTGATGACATCAGCCGTGCCCAGGACTTTTTCCAGCTCCGCCCCCCGGGTTCTGAGTTCGGCCTCGTCATCGACCACGCAGCACAGGATGAACAGCGATTTTTCGATGCTGGCGTAGTCGCGCCCGACCGCGTCGCAGTGACGGCGCAGCACGTCCATCTTTTTCCGCATTGCCTCAACCGGCACGCCGGGCATGGCGTTCCAGCCGTCGGCGTAACGGGCCACCATGCGCAGCAGCTTTTTCTCGCCCATGCCGCCAATCCAGGTCTTGAGCGGACGCTGGACCGGCTTGGGCGCGCACACCGCCCGCTCAAGCCGGTAGTGTTTGCCCTCAAACGAGGCGCGCTGCTGGGTCCATAACAGCTGGATGAGCTGAACGGCTTCTTCGAGCTGGGCCAGTCGGGTGCCGATTGACGGAAACGGAATGCCGTAGGCCCGATACTCCATCTCCTTCCAGCCCGCGCCAATGCCGAACTCCAGACGGCCGTTGCTCAGATGGTCGAAGCTGGCCGCGACCTTGGCCAGGATGCTCGGCAGACGGTAGGAGTTGCAGCTGACCAGGGTGCCTAAGCGCAGGCGGGTGGTGACCGGCGCCAGGGCGCTCAGCAGGGTCCAGGCGTCCATGCAGTTGCGCTGCTCGGACTGGGCATCCCAGAACAGATGGTCGGATGCCCACAGGGCGTCAAAACCGAGCCGTTCGGCGTCGGTGGCCAGGCCCGCAACCTCTTGGTACGAAAATCCAAACTGGGGTTCGATCTGAATCCCAAAGCGTGTCATGCGCCGATCCTTTCCAGGTGTTTGGGCGGCCGCCCGGCCGGGCCAGCCGCCGTCGAGGCCGGCGACGCCGATTGCCGTCGCGCCCAGGCCGGCGAGAAACCGGCGTCGGTCCAAGGGCCGGCCAGACTCCGGTGCTCGTCTCTTCCCCACACGCTCTCCCATGTTTAGTGCTGCGGCGCCTCGGCCACGATGGTCTTGACCACGTCCAAAAAAACGTGGTTCACCTGCCGTACCCGAAAGCCGGCCCGCTGCACGTTGCTGACGGTATCGCGGTTGACCTCGGGTCCAAGGCGCTTTGAGACCTTGTTCATCACATTGAGCAGCACATTGAACGGGAAATAGCGGCTGCCGGTGTGCTCGAACATGCGCAGCTCGCCGCCGGGCTTGAGCACCCGCCTGAGCGTCTCCAGCCCTTTGACCGGGTTGGGCACCGAGCAGAAGGTGCACGAGGTGAACACCTGATCGAAGCTGGCGTCGGGAAACGGCAGGTCGTGCACGTCCATCTCGTGGAGTTCTATTGTGCCCGGATACCGATCCACCCGGGCTTTGGCCCGCTCCAGCATTTTGGCGCTGATATCAATGCCGACAATATCCTGCTTGGGCGGGAAGAACGGAATGTCGAGCCCCGTGCCGACCGCCAGAAACAGGATCTTGCCGTGCATGGCAGAGAAGAACTCCCGCTTGACCGGCCCCCAGCGCTTCTCCGGCCCGTATGAATTCATGAAGTCGAAGCTGGCGGCGGCATTATCCCACTTGTGTTTTGTTACGAGGTCCATGATTGCTCTCCGTGTAAGACGGCGTTGCCAATCCATACCAGGACGGTCACGCCAAGCCCGATAAGCGCGCCACGAGCGCTGACCGTTCCTGCGCTCAGGGGCTGCATGGCCGCCGCCATGCCGACCAGCATGCCCGACAGCATGCCGCTCAGCATGCTGGGGATCATCACCTCATGGGCGCCAAACAGGGGCGTAAAGACAATCGGGCTGAGCAGGGAGACCAGCATGCCCAGGGCCATGCCGACCAGCATGNNNNNNNNNNNNNNNNNNNNNNNNNNNNNNNNNNNNNNNNNNNNNNNNNNNNNNNNNNNNNNNNN
This is a stretch of genomic DNA from Desulfurellaceae bacterium. It encodes these proteins:
- a CDS encoding class I SAM-dependent methyltransferase, whose protein sequence is MDLVTKHKWDNAAASFDFMNSYGPEKRWGPVKREFFSAMHGKILFLAVGTGLDIPFFPPKQDIVGIDISAKMLERAKARVDRYPGTIELHEMDVHDLPFPDASFDQVFTSCTFCSVPNPVKGLETLRRVLKPGGELRMFEHTGSRYFPFNVLLNVMNKVSKRLGPEVNRDTVSNVQRAGFRVRQVNHVFLDVVKTIVAEAPQH
- a CDS encoding TIGR03560 family F420-dependent LLM class oxidoreductase — its product is MTRFGIQIEPQFGFSYQEVAGLATDAERLGFDALWASDHLFWDAQSEQRNCMDAWTLLSALAPVTTRLRLGTLVSCNSYRLPSILAKVAASFDHLSNGRLEFGIGAGWKEMEYRAYGIPFPSIGTRLAQLEEAVQLIQLLWTQQRASFEGKHYRLERAVCAPKPVQRPLKTWIGGMGEKKLLRMVARYADGWNAMPGVPVEAMRKKMDVLRRHCDAVGRDYASIEKSLFILCCVVDDEAELRTRGAELEKVLGTADVIRAGRKIRTAGTPEQVAETLRGFQALGFDYFIAMFP